Proteins co-encoded in one Malus domestica chromosome 09, GDT2T_hap1 genomic window:
- the LOC103444056 gene encoding uncharacterized protein — protein sequence MNALGGGGYGGLWGWNSSSPRKPKQPRRRPFDSKSQSSSNSNSVDATGRARHWFPLMQAATAGSLALTGDTIAQLTQRWRKAEAENQQDVKRALLSDHDWLRALRMTSYGFLLYGPGSYAWYQYLDHSLPAKTVENLLLKVLLNQIVLGPCVIAVVFAWNNLWQGKVSQLPGKYQRDALPTLLYGFRFWIPVTFLNFWVVPLQARVAFMSVGSIFWNFCLSSTMSK from the exons ATGAATGCTCTTGGCGGTGGCGGCTATGGCGGCCTCTGGGGTTGGAACTCCTCATCACCCAGAAAACCCAAGCAGCCAAGAAGACGCCCATTCGATTCCAAATCCCAGTCCTCCTCCAATTCCAATTCTGTGGACGCAACCGGAAGAGCCCGTCACTGGTTCCCCTTAATGCAAGCCGCCACGGCTGGCTCACTGGCTCTGACGGGAGATACAATTGCTCAGCTCACACAGCGCTGGAGAAAAGCAGAGGCGGAAAACCAACAG GATGTAAAACGTGCTCTCCTCTCAGACCATGATTGGCTTCGTGCCCTGCGGATGACTTCCTATGGGTTTCTTTTGTACGGCCCTGGTTCTTATGCCTGGTACCAGTATCTTGATCATTCTTTGCCTGCAAAAACTGTGGAGAACCTACTGCTGAAG GTTTTGTTAAATCAAATTGTGCTTGGTCCATGTGTGATTGCTGTTGTTTTTGCATGGAACAATTTATGGCAAGGGAAAGTGTCACAGCTTCCAGGGAAGTACCAAAGAGATGCTCTTCCCACTTTACTTTATG GGTTTAGGTTCTGGATACCTGTCACTTTTTTGAATTTCTG GGTGGTTCCTCTTCAAGCTCGTGTAGCTTTCATGTCTGTGGGTTCAATTTTTTGGAACTTCTGCTTGTCTTCAACCATGAGCAAGTAA